The Xenopus laevis strain J_2021 chromosome 5L, Xenopus_laevis_v10.1, whole genome shotgun sequence genome has a segment encoding these proteins:
- the LOC121393895 gene encoding sperm protamine P1-like — protein MPEGREAGESTVGEGGRREHRSGGRQERAPEGREAGENTGEEGERRESAGGKGGRRECRKEGEGGRRECRREGKQERATERREAGESTGGERGSREHRREGR, from the coding sequence ATGCCGGAAGGAagggaggcaggagagagcaCCGTAGGGGAGGGAGGTAGAAGAGAGCACCGGAGtggagggaggcaggagagagcaccagaggggagggaggcaggagagaaCACCggagaggagggggagaggagagaGAGTGCCGGAGGGAAGGGAGGCAGGAGAGAGTGCCGGAAGGAAGGagagggaggcaggagagagtGCCGGAGAGAAGGGAAGCAGGAGAGAGCGACGGAGaggagggaggcaggagagagcaCCGGAGGGGAGAGAGGCAGTAGAGAGCACCGGAGGGAAGGGAGGTAG